Proteins encoded together in one Arachis duranensis cultivar V14167 unplaced genomic scaffold, aradu.V14167.gnm2.J7QH unplaced_Scaffold_112352, whole genome shotgun sequence window:
- the LOC127743775 gene encoding acetyl-coenzyme A carboxylase carboxyl transferase subunit beta, chloroplastic-like — protein MDSFGPVENTSASEDPILIDMEKDFPSWNDSDNSSYSNVDYLVGVRNIRNFLSDKILLVRDNNSQRNRYSIYFDIENQFLEISNDPSFLSEPESLFDSYNKNSSYLNNVSKRHENHYMYDTKSSWKNGIHNCIESYLRSQICIVSHILGESDKYNDSYFYTSICGKGGNSSESEGSSIKTTITNENLTKREDSKDLDETQKYKHLWIECENCYGLNYRKFFKSKMNICEHCGYHLKMSSSDRIELSIDPGTWNPMDEDMVSMDPIEFHSEEESESYKNRMDSYQRKTGLTEAVQTGTGQLNGIPVAIGIMDFQFMGGSMGSVVGEKITRLVEHAGNQLLPLILVCASGGARMQEGSLSLMQMAKISSALYEYQKNKRLFYVSILTSPTTGGVTASFGMLGDIIIAEPDAYIAFAGKRVIEQTLNTTIPEGSQVAEYLFQKGLFDSIVPRNPLKGVLSELFQLHAFFPL, from the coding sequence ATGGATAGTTTTGGTCCTGTTGAAAATACCAGTGCAAGTGAAGACCCAATTTTGATTGATATGGAAAAAGACTTTCCTAGCTGGAATGATAGTGACAATTCTAGTTACAGTAATGTTGATTATTTAGTCGGTGTCAGGAACATTAGAAATTTCCTATCTGATAAAATTCTTTTAGTTAGGGATAACAATAGCCAAAGGAACCGTTATTCCatatattttgatattgaaaatcaatttttggagATTTCTAATGATCCTTCTTTTCTAAGTGAACCAGAAAGTCTTTTTGATAGTTATAATAAGAATTCTAGCTATCTGAATAATGTCTCTAAGAGACATGAGAATCATTACATGTATGATACTAAATCGAGTTGGAAAAATGGCATTcataattgcattgaaagttaTCTTCGTTCTCAAATCTGTATTGTTAGTCACATTTTAGGTGAAAGTGATAAATACAATGACAGTTACTTTTATACTTCTATTTGTGGTAAGGGCGGAAATAGTAGTGAAAGCGAGGGTTCTTCCATAAAAACAACTATCACGAATGAGAATTTAACTAAAAGAGAGGATTCTAAAGATCTCGATGAAACTCAAAAATACAAGCATTTATGGATTGAATGCGAAAATTGTTATGGATTAAATTATaggaaattttttaaatcaaaaatgAATATTTGTGAACACTGTGGATATCATTTGAAAATGAGCAGTTCAGATAGAATCGAACTTTCGATTGATCCAGGTACTTGGAATCCTATGGATGAAGACATGGTCTCTATGGATCCCATTGAATTTCATTCGGAAGAGGAATCCGAATCCTATAAGAATCGTATGGACTCTTATCAAAGAAAGACAGGATTAACTGAGGCTGTTCAAACAGGCACAGGTCAACTAAACGGGATTCCTGTAGCAATTGGGATCATGGATTTTCAGTTTATGGGGGGTAGTATGGGATCTGTAGTAGGCGAGAAAATAACCCGTTTGGTCGAACATGCTGGCAATCAACTTTTACCTCTTATTCTAGTATGTGCGTCCGGAGGAGCACGTATGCAAGAAGGAAGTCTGAGCTTGATGCAAATGGCTAAAATATCTTCTGCTTTATATGagtatcaaaaaaataaaaggttatTCTATGTATCCATCCTTACATCTCCTACTACTGGTGGGGTGACCGCCAGTTTCGGCATGTTGGGCGATATCATTATTGCCGAACCCGATGCTTACATTGCATTTGCGGGTAAAAGAGTAATTGAACAAACGTTGAATACGACAATACCCGAAGGTTCACAAGTAGCTGAATATTTATTCCAAAAGGGCTTATTTGATTCAATCGTACCGCGTAATCCTTTAAAAGGGGTTTTAAGTGAGTTATTTCAGCTCCATGCTTTCTTCCCTTTGTGA